A stretch of Phragmites australis chromosome 12, lpPhrAust1.1, whole genome shotgun sequence DNA encodes these proteins:
- the LOC133887159 gene encoding F-box/LRR-repeat protein 3-like, whose translation MSQDPRGSAAGAVVDALSLDLLTHALSGVRDPRDRKSCRLVSRAFARAEAASRRSARPLRREALPWVLRAFPALQALDLSACAGLDDASLAAALSAAAELGMPIRRVSLARASGVGWRGLEVLVAACPRLEAVDLSHCVAAGDREMAAVAAAAGLRELALDKCLAVTDMGLAKVAVGCPGLERLSVKWCREISDIGVELLAKKCRELRSVDISYLKVSNESLRSLSTLEKLEDLAMVSCLFIDDDGLQMLSAGNSLQSIDVSRCDHVTSQGLASLIDGQSFLQKIHAGHSLHEIETCFLSKLLTIKETLTVLRLDGLDIFASSLLALGDSCKSLVEIGLSKCHGITDDGIASLVAHCNYLRTIDLTCCHLLTDDALAAIAENCRMVECLRLESCPFVSEKGLERIATLCSHLKEIDLTDCRINDAALQHLARCSELLVLKLGLCSSISDKGLAYISSNCGKLVELDLYRCSAVTDDGLADLSRGCKKIRMLNLRYCAQITDVGLKHLSSLEELTNLELRCLVRITGIGISSIAIGCTSLVELDLKRCYSIDDTSLWAVARYSQNLRQLDISYCQVTGLGLCHLLSSLRCLQDVKMVHLSWVSIEGFEMALWVACGRLKKLKMLGGLKSVLSPELLQMLQACGCRVRWIDKPLVYKG comes from the exons ATGAGCCAGGATCCCAGGGGCAGCGCAGCGGGCGCGGTCGTCGACGCGCTCTCGCTGGACCTGCTCACCCACGCGCTGTCCGGGGTGCGCGACCCGCGGGACCGCAAGTCGTGCCGCCTCGTCAGCCGCGCGTTCGCGCGCGCCGAGGCCGCGTCCCGGCGCTCCGCCCGCCCACTCCGCCGTGAGGCGCTGCCGTGGGTCCTGCGCGCGTTCCCGGCGCTCCAGGCACTCGACCTCTCCGCGTGCGCCGGCCTCGACGAcgcctccctcgccgccgctctgtccgccgccgccgagctggGGATGCCCATCCGGCGCGTGAGCCTCGCGCGGGCAAGCGGGGTCGGGTGGCGCGGGCTCGAGGTCCTGGTGGCGGCGTGCCCGCGGCTGGAAGCCGTGGACCTGTCCCACTGCGTCGCGGCCGGGGACAGGGagatggcggcggtggccgccgcggcggggCTCAGGGAGCTGGCACTGGACAAGTGCCTCGCCGTGACGGACATGGGTCTCGCCAAGGTGGCCGTAGGGTGCCCGGGGCTCGAGAGGCTCAGCGTCAAGTGGTGCCGCGAGATCTCCGACATCGGCGTTGAGCTGCTCGCCAAGAAGTGCCGCGAGCTGCGGAGCGTTGATATCTCTTACCTCAAG GTGAGCAATGAATCCCTTAGATCACTCTCCACTCTTGAGAAGCTAGAGGACCTAGCAATGGTCAGCTGCTTGTTTATAGATGATGATGGCCTACAAATGCTAAGCGCAGGCAACTCGCTGCAG AGTATTGATGTATCAAGGTGTGATCATGTGACTTCCCAGGGCTTAGCTTCACTCATAGACGGTCAAAGTTTTCTCCAAAAAATACATGCTGGACACAGTTTGCAT GAGATAGAGACTTGCTTCCTGTCCAAGTTATTAACAATAAAGGAAACTTTGACTGTATTGAGACTCGATGGCCTTGACATCTTTGCCTCTAGTCTACTGGCTCTTGGTGATAGCTGCAAGAGTTTGGTGGAGATTGGCCTTAGCAAATGCCATGGCATTACAGATGATGGGATTGCATCACTTGTAGCTCACTGCAACTACCTAAGGACTATTGACCTCACATGCTGCCATCTCCTTACGGATGATGCCCTTGCTGCAATCGCCGAGAACTGTAGAATGGTTGAGTGCCTCAGGTTGGAGTCCTGCCCTTTTGTAAGTGAGAAGGGGCTAGAGCGAATCGCAACCCTCTGCTCCCATCTTAAGGAGATAGACCTCACTGATTGCCGTATTAATGATGCAG CTTTGCAGCACTTGGCGAGGTGCTCGGAACTGCTAGTCTTGAAGCTTGGCCTCTGCTCAAGTATTTCCGACAAAGGCCTTGCTTATATTAGTTCAAACTGTGGAAAACTCGTGGAGCTTGATCTATATCG TTGCAGTGCTGTTACTGATGATGGACTAGCAGATTTATCTCGTGGCTGCAAGAAGATTAGGATGCTAAACCTACGCTATTGCGCCCAAATCACTGATGTTGGTTTGAAGCATCTAAGCTCCCTGGAGGAGCTCACAAACCTTGAGCTGAGATGCCTAGTGCGTATCACGGGCATTGGAATCAGCTCTATTGCCATTGGTTGCACTAGCCTGGTAGAACTGGACTTGAAGCGCTGTTATTCGATTGATGACACTAGCCTCTGGGCTGTTGCGAGATACTCCCAAAACCTCAGACAA cTTGATATATCGTACTGCCAAGTCACAGGCTTGGGCCTGTGCCATCTGCTGAGCTCCCTGAGGTGCCTTCAGGACGTGAAGATGGTTCACCTCTCCTGGGTCTCCATTGAAGGGTTCGAGATGGCGCTGTGGGTTGCCTGCGGGAGGCTGAAGAAGCTGAAGATGCTGGGCGGGCTGAAGTCCGTGCTCTCCCCCGAGCTGCTCCAGATGCTGCAGGCCTGTGGCTGCCGCGTCCGGTGGATCGACAAGCCCCTCGTCTACAAGGGTTGA
- the LOC133887160 gene encoding uncharacterized protein LOC133887160 encodes MGAAKGVASAAGTAALVYLVLSGRLSSSSVDGALSEAEVVRRRRRREEEKEAKNRGERWPERAPASWREAVAVAARTAGFAYAETLGKWPLGDIAFGINHYMRIQGNLQHEFTGSNCVPLDGPGVRQELIGLLRYLRLCIFFSKKPYEVFLEFGGYGQNDILIRKSKARLMKPAFTVVRDESTKCFLLFIRGATSAKDRLTAATAAEVPFHHSVLQEGRKSNLVVGHAHCGMAAAARWIADQAIPCLSRAVEQFPDYRVKIIGHSMGAGIAAILTYMLRENNKLSSSSCIAFGPAACMTWDLAESGKEFVTTVVNKNDLVPSFGKASAANLRTEVMASSWAPDLREQIQRTRILGFVNRSVSFMRSHIPFISGPGSKVADINMLLSHTSMDEPKLSADARAAVKQHSAPSGRSCVAANRQTLESLVNPNQGIAALMSTYAGTDQNTDKPTSGEPASCSPKQFDHHRSDSEETDQEEKATDHEHMEQLLKALRSSSATSRQLYPPGRIMHMVVLPAEEEPSTGEQRHQDEAVAIYETPRSMYGRIRLARSMIRDHYMPRYIETMEMVIEKLGEDDDDDTDDRLG; translated from the exons ATGGGGGCGGCGAAGGGGGTGGCGTCGGCGGCGGGAACGGCGGCGCTGGTCTACCTCGTGCTCTCTGGGCGGCTCTCCTCGTCGTCCGTCGACGGCGCGTTGTCCGAGGCGGAGGTggtgaggcggcggcggcggcgggaggaggagaaggaggccaAGAACCGGGGGGAGAGGTGGCCGGAGAGGGCGCCGGCGAGCTggagggaggcggtggcggtggcggcgaggaCGGCGGGGTTTGCGTACGCGGAGACGCTGGGCAAGTGGCCGCTTGGGGACATCGCCTTCGGGATCAACCACTACATGCGCATCCAG GGCAATCTGCAGCATGAGTTCACTGGTAGCAATTGTGTGCCCCTGGACGGTCCTGGAGTAAGGCAGGAGCTGATTGGACTTCTCAGATACCTGAGgctctgcatcttcttctcaaAGAAACCATATGAAGTGTTTCTAGAGTTTGGTGGGTATGGCCAGAATGATATTCTCATAAGGAAGTCTAAGGCAAGG CTTATGAAGCCTGCATTCACTGTTGTCCGCGATGAAAGCACCAAATGCTTCCTCCTTTTCATTCGGGGTGCGACCAGCGCTAAGGATCGGCTGACAGCAGCAACTGCTGCAGAGGTTCCATTCCATCATTCCGTGTTACAAGAAGGCCGTAAATCCAACTTGGTGGTTGGACATGCGCATTGTGGAATGGCTGCAGCGGCTCGTTGGATTGCAGATCAGGCCATTCCCTGCCTCAGCAGAGCAGTCGAGCAATTCCCAGATTACAGAGTTAAG ATCATTGGGCATTCAATGGGAGCTGGTATTGCGGCGATCTTAACATACATGCTACGTGAGAACAATAAGTTATCATCATCCTCATGTATTGCCTTTGGACCAG CTGCTTGCATGACCTGGGACTTGGCTGAGTCGGGCAAAGAATTTGTTACCACTGTTGTCAACAAAAATGACCTGGTGCCATCTTTTGGCAAAGCTTCAGCCGCCAACCTTCGCACAGAG GTTATGGCATCATCATGGGCTCCAGATCTCCGGGAACAAATTCAGAGGACAAGAATCTTAGGGTTTGTAAATCGCTCCGTGAGTTTCATGCGATCTCACATTCCTTTTATATCCGGTCCAGGTTCCAAGGTTGCAGACATCAATATGCTTCTGTCTCACACTTCTATG GATGAGCCAAAGCTTTCAGCGGACGCGCGTGCCGCTGTGAAGCAACACTCTGCACCGTCTGGCCGGTCATGTGTTGCTGCAAACAGGCAAACTCTGGAGTCTTTGGTGAACCCCAATCAGGGCATTGCAGCACTGATGTCAACCTATGCTGGAACTGATCAAAACACTGACAAGCCAACGTCAGGAGAACCAGCCTCATGCTCTCCTAAGCAGTTTGACCATCACAGATCAGATAGTGAGGAAACTGACCAGGAGGAGAAAGCAACGGATCACGAACACATGGAGCAGCTTCTGAAAGCCTTGCGATCGTCGTCGGCCACCTCTCGCCAGCTATACCCTCCCGGAAGAATCATGCACATGGTTGTGTTGCCAGCAGAGGAAGAGCCGAGCACCGGTGAGCAACGCCACCAGGATGAGGCAGTTGCCATCTATGAGACCCCTCGCAGCATGTACGGTAGGATCCGGCTGGCAAGGTCCATGATCAGAGACCATTACATGCCACGGTACATCGAGACAATGGAGATGGTGATCGAGAAGCTTGGAgaggatgacgacgatgacACCGATGATCGGTTGGGCTAA